One genomic segment of Erythrobacter sp. THAF29 includes these proteins:
- the ggt gene encoding gamma-glutamyltransferase, with amino-acid sequence MHRQTLIGLALTATLAGCAPYEAPLASAPDTTETTQAGAVSAADPRATAAGEAILAKGGSATDAAIAVMLALTVVEPQSSGIGGGGFLVHAGEDGVTTFDGRETAPAAATPQRFLDENGERLPREMRVLSGLSVGVPGNIALAAKAHAKYGKLEWAELFEPAIALARDGFLMNRRLHASLADNRGRADKTEAASAIFFGADGEPLPVGSTVRVPALADTLEAIALKGPQAMYEDSAADLAAYVAGETPQDGKMAASDVVGYRAKLRDPVCARYRVYKVCGMGPPSSGGVAVAQMLGQLERFDLAELGPESLTFWHLFLESQRLAYADRELYIGDSDFVEVPVAGLVDPAYLAKRSALIDPAKALETVEAGTPPGAPMARADGDEPPENGTTHFSVVDAEGNAVSYTSTVEGAFGSGLHFGGYYLNNELTDFSATPVIDGKPVANRVEGGKRPRSSMAPTIVFDADGEIVLVIGAAGGPTIPVQVARSIIGVLDFGMTAEEALGLPLLMAFGSTVVTEEGGVVDRMKDQLEALGHHTVRTFPPRGKANALRRTDDGWEAAGDPRVADLLVYE; translated from the coding sequence ATGCACAGACAGACACTCATCGGCCTCGCCCTCACTGCAACGCTAGCCGGGTGCGCGCCATACGAGGCTCCGCTCGCCTCGGCTCCCGATACCACCGAAACGACACAGGCAGGAGCGGTGAGCGCCGCCGATCCGCGCGCGACGGCGGCGGGCGAAGCGATCCTCGCCAAAGGCGGCTCCGCGACGGATGCGGCAATCGCAGTCATGCTCGCACTAACCGTGGTCGAACCCCAAAGCTCCGGCATCGGCGGCGGCGGTTTCCTCGTCCACGCGGGCGAAGACGGCGTCACTACATTCGACGGACGCGAAACCGCACCAGCCGCTGCTACGCCCCAACGCTTCCTCGACGAGAATGGTGAGCGGTTGCCGCGTGAGATGCGTGTGCTTTCCGGCCTCAGCGTCGGCGTGCCGGGAAACATCGCCCTCGCGGCGAAAGCGCATGCAAAATACGGCAAGCTCGAATGGGCAGAGCTGTTCGAACCCGCGATCGCGCTGGCCCGCGACGGGTTCCTGATGAACCGCCGCCTCCATGCCTCGCTCGCGGACAACCGGGGCCGGGCTGACAAGACCGAGGCCGCGAGCGCCATATTCTTCGGAGCCGATGGGGAGCCACTCCCGGTCGGAAGTACCGTGCGCGTCCCCGCACTTGCCGACACTCTCGAAGCCATCGCGCTCAAAGGACCGCAGGCAATGTACGAGGACAGCGCGGCAGACCTCGCTGCCTATGTCGCGGGCGAGACTCCGCAGGACGGCAAGATGGCCGCGAGCGATGTCGTCGGATACCGCGCGAAGCTGCGCGATCCGGTCTGCGCGCGCTACCGCGTCTACAAGGTTTGCGGCATGGGACCGCCATCGTCGGGCGGCGTCGCGGTCGCGCAGATGCTCGGCCAGCTGGAGCGCTTCGACCTCGCCGAACTCGGACCCGAAAGCCTCACCTTCTGGCACCTGTTCCTCGAATCGCAGCGCCTCGCCTACGCCGACCGCGAGCTCTACATCGGCGACTCAGATTTTGTCGAAGTGCCGGTCGCAGGCCTCGTGGATCCCGCCTACCTCGCAAAGCGCAGCGCGCTGATCGATCCGGCGAAGGCGCTTGAGACAGTGGAAGCGGGCACGCCGCCCGGCGCGCCGATGGCGCGCGCCGATGGCGATGAGCCCCCCGAAAACGGCACGACCCATTTTTCCGTTGTCGATGCAGAAGGCAATGCGGTGAGCTACACCTCGACGGTCGAGGGCGCGTTCGGATCGGGCCTCCATTTCGGTGGCTACTACCTCAACAACGAACTCACCGATTTCAGCGCGACCCCCGTGATCGACGGCAAGCCCGTCGCAAACCGGGTCGAGGGCGGGAAGCGTCCTCGCTCCTCCATGGCTCCGACCATCGTGTTCGACGCGGACGGAGAGATCGTCCTGGTGATCGGTGCCGCAGGCGGGCCGACGATTCCGGTGCAGGTTGCGCGCTCGATTATCGGGGTGCTCGATTTCGGGATGACGGCGGAAGAAGCTCTCGGCCTGCCGCTCCTGATGGCCTTCGGATCGACGGTCGTTACCGAAGAGGGCGGCGTGGTTGATCGCATGAAAGACCAGCTCGAAGCGCTCGGCCACCACACCGTCCGCACCTTTCCTCCGCGCGGGAAAGCGAACGCGCTGCGGCGGACCGATGATGGGTGGGAAGCTGCGGGAGACCCCCGCGTTGCGGACCTCCTCGTCTATGAATAG